Part of the Pseudoalteromonas sp. Scap06 genome is shown below.
CTCAACATCTTTAGATGACCAAGGTCGTTACGTTTACTCAGACTTTAATGCAAATAACGCAAATACTTCAGTACAAACTGGTGCTTCAGTATGGGAAATGCGTGTAGGTGTTCGTTACACGTTCTAATTTGATTAATTAAATTAGTCTATTTAAAAGCCCACTTTGTGGGCTTTTTTATGCCTGTAATTTATTTTTTAATTTTTCAAAAATAGCGATTAACTGGCGTTGTTCATCATCCGACAGGCAGCTTAATAATGCTTGCTCCCATTGCAATGCTTGTGGCGTTATTTTTTCGTATAAAGCCATACCCTTATCACTTAACATCAAAAATGCAGCGCGCTTATCATGCTTATTTAACTCGCTATAAATAAGCCCTTCATCTATTAGCGTTTTTACCGCTCTTGATACTGTCGACTTATCCATATCTGCTTGAGTACATAACTGCTTTGCTGTGCTTTGACCTAATTGCGCTAAATTAGCAATTATTCGCCACTGAGGAATAGTTAAATCAAACTCTTTTTTATAAATGCTTGAAAAATCATTACTTACCTGTGTTGCTAAGTGTGTTAATTGATAGGGTAAAAATGTCGTTAAATCTATTTTCATATTGAATCACTTATTTATTTACACACGACTTTTATC
Proteins encoded:
- a CDS encoding MarR family winged helix-turn-helix transcriptional regulator; translated protein: MKIDLTTFLPYQLTHLATQVSNDFSSIYKKEFDLTIPQWRIIANLAQLGQSTAKQLCTQADMDKSTVSRAVKTLIDEGLIYSELNKHDKRAAFLMLSDKGMALYEKITPQALQWEQALLSCLSDDEQRQLIAIFEKLKNKLQA